The genomic stretch gaagaacatcattggtattttgaaggagattatattgaatctgtatattgcttttggtagtatggttatttcTATCTTCTGAGGTCGTCTTCCATTTCTTTAGTGGTCTGTAGTTTTTACTGTAGAGAgctttcatctccttggttagtAATCCAAATTCTTTTGATTTACTTACCTTTATGTAACCAATTTGGATGTTATCCTTGAGCCAGTGCATATTCCAGCTTGCTCATTGATGGCCTGCACTCAGAAGATCATCCTTTCTGTCACCATTGGCACCATACTGGCTTTGATTGACTTGTTGATTGCTTTACTTGGCTTATCTCATGGCCCCAATTATTGAAAATTGAATACTGAACAATGAATGAATACCTTCCACATTTAAGtccttttttccattcccttTTTGTATGTACTTCACATGTATTTGTGAATTTATTGTCCTGCAAACCATAAACCTTCCTTGATCAGGTACTTAACTGATTCCACattgtcgtgtgtgtgtgtgtgtgtgtgtgtgtgtgtgtgtttgtgtgtgtgtgtgtgtttgtgtgtgtgtatgtatatgtatacacatactaAACACATACACATTTGTACACCTACATAATATTTATGGATGTGTGTCTCCTTGCATTGTATTTCTTGCTGGATTTCTTCCTacctccccagccttgttttcAAAACCAAAATCCTCAGCTCTACTCTGATCCTTCTCTTTTCTGATCTAAGTATATCTTGAACTCTGGGGGAAATGTGAGGCATTCATATATCTTTAAATGATAAACTTCCTATTTCTGTGGGTTCATTCTTTTAAATCCATTGTATAGGTTTTGATGGCATGCATGGGCAGCTGTGAGGGAGGAAAGAGACACCTGCTCATCTAGCCTGACCAGTCATATCAATGCAGAGATCCAAGAATGACAGCCAGATCACCACTGTATCCATCTGAATCCcattaagcattttttttgtactgcTCACTGGTGCTTAGCATCTGCTCCcttatttgtgtatatgtgcTGTGTCATTTGGACTAGTTTCCAAACCACCTGGGGATCCTTGTGGGTTCAGGCAATATGATTAAGGTTATGATGACTTCGACTAAGTCTCAAAAACAATTAAATGATGTTTATTGTTTGTAGTAACATAGGAGAATATACTACAGTGATTACTATTGATTGAGCACCAGTGTTGTTATGTGTTCTTTGCATATTTCATGTAATCATCTTTACCCTCATAAGGTAgatactcttttatttttataggaaattAAGAAGCAAATGCTAAATACTGagataatttagaaaaatatttaatgagaagTAAAATGTGGGATGATGTTAAActtaagttattaaaataattttagttaatCAGATTTACAGTTCTCTCAAAAAATTGTGATTAGTAGAGATTTTATTATAAAGGTTTCTGGGATCTCACCATCCCCACAAAAATCCCCTCCTATGATGAGCTCcttcttcctcattttctttctgaaattcttGAACCTATTCAGGACTCTAGTCTGAGAAAGAATCGGGTTTATGGTAAATATGGGGACATGATTTGGGCTTTGTTGGATGTTATGAGGGGGAAACGAGTTGATTGGGTTCATATGTGGAAAACATATCCTATGGTACTGCCACCAACATGGGCCACCAGTGTATCATTGCTACTAGGCATGAAATCCAAATGCATGCTTGGGGGAAAGGGGAGGTTGGTAATATCTGCCCATAATAGAGGTAAGATATTATTGAACTGTGGGACAGAATTTTACATATGAAATTATGGCCAATTAGAAAGGAATTTATTTGTTATAATGAAAGCCTTTTTCAAGGATTTGAGTATTATAGTATTTCACATAGATATCACCTCTTTAAGAAAATGgggaacttgaaaatgctttgagaagaacaaaatttattcATTGCTATTTTGTTTAAATGTATGTTTCCAAAATTgaatatgcttttctttcttaCCTAAGTCACAACATAAATGACTTCTGGTTAAGAGTTTCATAAAACTTTATACATATGCCAGAACCCTACATATGCAGCATTATTTAGAGCATGAAGTATTCATGATGGTACAGGTATACATGGAAGCACAGTAAATGACCTTTAGGAAATAACCCATCACCTGCTCTAGATGTTAgtccagaaaacattttaatttaagaacCTGATAACATTGCAGCATACACCAGAATACACCCTACCTTTCTCTGGAATAGAGCTTAAGAATATTTCTCTGGAATAGAGCTTACCTAAAATCCATTGATTGAATGATGGGTATCTTTAGGTATAGCCTTAAGCTGATAAATCACTGAATAGCACACCCTCAACAACTATTTCAGTTTGGTAAAAAGTGCCAGAAAATTATGTTTCTGTAACAGCAGAGGTAGGTATAGAATTCATCCACCAGAAATCCAGCCTAGCTCCATAAATAAAGGAGTGGACATTGCTATATCCTCATAATAGAAATTGCTGTATGTAATAAGTTTAAGAGTAGGATATTGGAGAATTGAATAGTGCTTGAACTTGCACTTGGTACAGAGGGATGCCAACTGAGGAAGGTCAGTTTGGCTGGAAGAATTGTGAAGTTTCTTGAAGTCAATTATGGGAAACTAATTTTTGTTGCAGCTCTGGGGCTTCAGAGAGGACCTCGCTGAACCCTCATTCAAGGTTCAGTGATTTGGCAATAGTGTCAGATAATTGGAGATGAGCGCAGGCCTAAACTAAATCTTTGCAGATATTTAGGAAGGAAAAAGGATAGGCATTTTCTGTCAGAAATATTTAGGTTATAGCTTTTGAGCTCCAATTAATTCTTTCACAAAGCTCTAAGATACATTAAACTTCCAGAATGTATAATTCTACTTCGAGACTTCTGAGACTACTTAAAATTATGCAATAGAGGGCAGAAGCAATGGGTGGAAACTGcactttctttgaaaattttgaatTGAGTAGCTAACTTCTATACAGTTATTAAGAATATgtgtataggggctggggatgtggctcaagcggtagcgcgctcgcctggcatgcgtgcagcccgggttcgatcctcagcaccacataccaacaaagatgttgtgtctgccgagaactaaaaaataaatattaaaaattctctctctctctctcctctctcactctctcttaaaaaaaaaaaaaagaatatgtgtaTAGTATATCCTTGTAAATGTAGTTATCTAACCTCTTCAGAAACCACTGTCAACATTTCAAGATGGTACACTTCTTTTTACAGCTATAGAGGACCGGTTCCGTGGTACACTATAAATCTTGACTTACCACCCTACAAAAGATGGCATGAATTAATGACTGAAAAGGCATCAACGGTATGTTATGATTCTTAAATCTTCCTGATTTTACTGAATTTAACTGTTTTTATAAAAGAACACTTAATGAAATCATCTACCAAATAGTTTCAAAGTTTGCTTTTGATACTTGCAGAGAAGATGCCATTCCTCTATAATTGCTTTTTTCCTTTGCATCATTTTTCTTCATAGTCTAAATAATTAAGAagcaaatatcattttaaaagataaaattgtgggggctggggctgtagctcagttgtagagtacttgtgtcgcatgtgtaaggcactgggttccatcctcagcaccacataaaaataaataaataaatatattgtgtccatctacaactaaaaagtatgtttaaaaaaaagacaaaatatgttAGTATactgattgaaaatattttcaagtaacaCTTTAATTTTGCTCTACGTGAGTAAGTCAAAAgttctgcatttgtttttgttatacCAATATTAATCTAAATTCagcacttctttattttttaaatattttctttttcagttaaaGATTTTAGtgaattctatgaagaatgtagTAAATTCATTTGTGCCAAGTGGAAAAATTGTACAGTTGGTGGATCAAAAGCTGGTAAGAAACATTTCCCATGATGAATTTtaagcacacacatatatacacagaatCCAGAAAATGCTCAGGATTTATTTGAAGATATAAATCAACCACATCTTCTCAGGAATTTGGGACATATTTGCATTTATTGTAGATTCTGTCAGAacttaaaagagattttaaattcTGGGCATTGGTAATATTAGAGTAACAAGACACAAAGCATGGCAATTGGGCAGTTAACTGCTCTTTGTTTTTTAACAGTATGGACTATTTTATAGAGCAATGGGCAAATACATGGATTTCCTCTGGGATTGTGGAATTAATTTGTTGCCCTTATACTTAGGTTTGTAAGTTCACGTTTCAAAGCTTGGTTTGTGCcagaggtgtagctcagaggttggATAGTCAGGCTCAGTTTGTGTAAaggcctaggtttgatccccagcaacaacaaaagaaagaaaattcaatttagaaaaagaaaatactttgccTGAGTATATCAGGATACCTAGAGATTTCTTTTAGAAATGACCAAATGACCCCTTCAACCCAGCCCTGTCTCCTGTGGAGTCCCTCAGTAGCTGTGATCCTCGAAACTCAACTGGGTTGAGTGTTTCATGTGGTAATGCCATCACCAAACCGCTTCATTTCCTCCTGGTCATGCAGGAAGACCCCATTTCTTAGCCTCTTTATCATTTAGATGGAACCAGTAGAAGAATATCTAGGGCCCTCTAGAACCTCCAAAGATATCCTCATTGCCTtctttagtctttttattttcaggggcggggtaccagggattgaactcaaggacctgagctacatctccagccctattttgtattttatttagagatagggtctcactgagttgcttagtgcctcgcttttgctgaggctagctttgaactcttgatcctcctgcctcagcctccccagctgctgggattacaggcatgtgtcaccatgcctggataACCTCCTTTAGTCTTTACTGAAGGGTATGGAGGGCTGGAGGAGGATTTCCATACCCTTGGCAGATTTGGGGCACtagtaataattttttgttttggctACATCCCTGGCTTCTACCTGTAAAATGCTGGTAATGCTCCCTCAGCTATGACACCAAAAGTGTCAGGAGACTTACCAAATTTCTCCTGCAGGGCAGAACTGTCCTGGTTGGAAATCACTGTCCTAGAGGCTGGCTGATCTGGGCACCTCCTCCATGGGACACTTGCACCTGCCAGTCACCAATCCTGTTATCTTGTATTCTTAACTTTTGGTTCAGGCTCTCCTTTATGTTCATGCTTACTTACTATACTTCTCCAAAATGAAAGTTGCCAAAAGCAAAGGAAGAATGCCCCCCCATACCCCATGTGCCCTAAGTTCCCCTCTACTCTGAATGTTGGGGGTGGGCAGCATTGCAGTGTTCTAGTACCATGCTTTAGATCAGACATTGGGTTTTAAGTCTGTATCAGTCATGTACCTATGAAACTTCTGTTTCCTTATTAGAATGATATTTACTaataatacacattttatatGGTAGTTGTGAGGATTAAACGACATACTCTATGCAAAGCATTGTGCTTGGATGTAATAAATGTTTAATCAGTATTCTTGAAGTCACATTTGTGAAATTGGCCAGAACATTCCACTTATACAATGCTTTGaattaatagggaaaaaaataatatgcttAGTTAAGACACATTACCtagttagtttaaaaaaataatacttttgaaTTTTAAGCATATTATCTTAGCAAAAGGCTGTGAACTTAAATTGTAATCTTGGTATTAGTAAGTAGTTGCAGTTGAGAATAAAAGTATGatgtggggctgggatgtggctcaagtggtagtttgctcgcttagcatgcgtgaggcactgggtttgattctcagcaccacataaaaataaaataaagatattgtgtccacctaaaactaaaaaaataaataaatatttttttaaaaaagtatgatgTGTATACCACTGATTTTGCTCGAATCTGTTGTTCACTAACATCAAGTTAATGTTTCTTAACTCAAGATTAACCAtcaaagctgggtgtggtggcataggcttataatcccagaggcttgggaggccaaggcaggagtatcacctgttcaaagccaacctcagcaacttagcaagaccctgtctccaatataatatttttagaaaaaaggctggggatgtagttcagtggttaagtgccttgggttcaatccctggtaccaataaataaataaataaaaacataaagtaaacaattataaattacaataaaagtgtaatttgtataattttctgACTTTGTTAATAGCTCTCTTCCCATAAtgttttttaataatgttttatttgttttaattagttataccaAGTACAACAAACAGGAATTGCCCAGTTTTGTATTTCTCATTAATTTTCCAGctatagttaattttattttgtaatgtcAGCTTTAAGAAACTTAACTGAACTTAAGTAACAATTATGTTACATAATAAAACTATCAAATAAtgccaacattaaaaaaaaagattatccaTCAACCATgataaagtgttttataaataaatagaatagtgCACATCTGTTGTTGTGGGAATGTGGTGTGTGCCAATGGCTAGAGGGTGAATTTGAGCAGAGATAAAAAGAGTGCTTGTTGAAATGTTTTTGGATTGTGGGTCATGTTGGTTCATCCACGTGGAATTTTTCCAGTTCCTTTGCTCTGGAAAATGGGGGAAGGATCAGGCAGAAAAAAACAACCTGAGAATCATGGGTCTCTGTTTAGAGGCCCAACATTTTCTGTTACATAAAAGTTTTTAGAATACATGATGGAAAAATGCCTAGCTGTGGATGTAGCTGGGTGATAGAgtactcctgtgttcaatccccagtacagatagaaaggaaaaataaaaaatctttaagaaactCATATCACTTCTTGTGGTGAGTATCTGGACAACAAAGTATATATCAAAGAACCAGATCTCAAAAATCTCAAAAGCATACTCTTAGGTAAAATGActgttaatgtatttattttcagcCTGGTCTCCTTGACAATCTTTCTGGTCCTTTTGAAGAGGAAATGAAGGGGATTGCAGATGTTACTGAAATACCTTTAGGTAAATTTTACTTTGCAatgtataaaacatttaataaataatatatttctactTAGGTATGATATacatatagtaaaattcacaGGTCTTAAGTATACATCTcaatggagttttaaaaatgcatccaTGCAAAGTCACAAATCAGACCAAAAGACAGAAAATTACAGCACTCCAGAATGCTCCACCATGCCCCTTTGTAGAATATAACCTCCTCAGATGAGCATTCTTCTGACTTCACCATAGATTAGTTTTACCTTttcttgaactttttaaaaatagaactgaacATTTGAACTATTGTATGTGGTTTCATGCACAGGTAGTGTGCTGCTATATGAGcaaaatattgtgaatattaatattttgaatactACGAATAAAGCAAGTATGGACATTCTTGTGACTGTCTTTTAATGGACatatgtactcatttcttttggatatatacctacgAAGTAAACTGTTAGGTTAAAGAATAGCTGTATAATTTTAGATTCTGCAAAACAGTGTTGTAATGTGATTGTATCGACTGACAGCgtaatatgaaaattttattttttccgcTTGATACAAGTCCACTTGATACTTCTCCACTTGGTAGTGTCATTTGTATTTGAGCTACTTCTTTGAAGGTCATGATAacccattttaatttaaatgtgcaTTTTCCCTGCTGACTGAGATTATTACTTTCAGTTTGTTGACCTTTTTcttatgtctttgtttttttatttttgggaaaAGTAAAGTGTGTGTCAAggtcttttccccatttttttccttttttaaaaaatttatttattttaatcccttgtatttgacagcagaatgcatttcaattcatagtacacatatggagtacaatttttcatgtctctgtacacaaagtagagtcacatcatttgtgtcttcatacatgtacttggcgtaatgatgtccatctcattccactgcctttcctaccctcatgtccccttcctctctgtcctcttttccctatctaaagttccttcattccttccaTGTTTCCCCAttcctattatggatcagcatcctcatatcaaagaaaacattcagcatttgtttttttgggattggcctacttcacttagcataatattcttcatcTCAAtctatttatctgcaaatgccatgattttattctcttttaatgctgaataatattccattgtatatatataccacaggtcctttatccattcatctactgaagggcatcgaGGTTGGTTCTAcattttagctactgtgaattgtgctgctataaatattgatgcgGCTGCATGACTAtcgtatgctgtttttaagtcctttgggtataagccaaggagtgggataggttggtcaaatggtggttccattccaagttgttttccaaggaatctccatactgctttccatatttgtaGCACCAGTTTGCAGACCCACCAGTAATATGTGaggtgcctttctccccacatcctcaccaacatttattattgtttttattcttaatagctgccattatgactgaagtgagatgaaatcttagttttgatttgcatttctctaattactagagatgttgaacatttgttcatatatttgtggattgattgtatatcctttcctgagaagtgtctgttcagttccttggcccatttattgattgggttatttgattttttgtgttaagagttttatattttttatatatcctagagattagtgctctatctaatgtgcaaATGGTAAAAATTAGGCTATGTATTCACcacactgattgtttcttttgctgagaaagagctttttagttttaatccatcccatttattgattcttgatttaattttttgcactacaagagtcttattaaggaagtcggggcctaatctgacatgaggaggatttgggcctactttttcttctattaggtgtagagtctctggtttaattccaatgaccttgatccactttgagttgagtgcatggtgagagataggggcttaatttcatttggtTGCATATGAGTTTCCAGGtttcccatttgttgaagaagctatcctcaatatatgtttttggcacctttgtcttaAATGAGATAACTGTCTGtatgtgggcttgtctctgtgtcctctattctgtatcattggtctacaagtctattttggtggcaATACATGCAGTTTCTGTTActatgctctgtagtatagtcttagttttggtatagtgatgccatcttCTTCAATCTTGGAATGGAAATAACAAATATTGGATTGGGGTGACAAACATATTACACTTAGTATCTTAGCATTGAGTAGAATAAAGAACATTAAATAGACAAAGTATATTGTACATCTTTGGTTTGAATGTTAAATGGCATaccattttggaaaaatattcaaaaataaaatattgtacaaTGGACTTTCTCGGTAGCTCTGAACTCATTAATAGTTCTTGGCTGTCCTTTCTCACTGTAGAGATTTTAGTCACACTCTAAAAAATCTGAGCAAAATACATTTTCAGCATACAAACAAGAGCTAGATGAATCACATTATCATATTTGAGttccccaaagaaaataaaaaatgatgcatgccatatattgtttaaaattttggACGTTATGATGTGACATAATTCTAGCATTCCTAGAACTTGAACTCATGAAATAGTTCCCTCTTTGAGGACttgttttattgtcattttagAGAGTCCAGGTGGGGGAAGGCAGCAGCCCACCAGCCAGGTGTTCATGAACACAAGGATTAATTAGCCGTCAGCATTGAAATGCACCAAAGTGTGCCACGCATGCATGCGCGCGCATGCACACGCAGATAgcagataaacacacacacacacacacagagtgaagATGgtaaaacttttcttaaaatacattttttgaggctgggggtatagctcagtggtagaatgcaagCTTATCATAAGCGAGTCCCTCAGTTATactcccagaaccacaaaaagcaaaacaaatttttcTTATGTTGTCATGGTTCTATGTATTAAcaaagtttcttcctttttttcctcataggagaaattatttcattcaacattttttatgaaatttttaccATTTGTACCTCAATAATAACTGAAGACAGAGAAGGTAAATATATGCTGAGAGAAGGTGGACAAAACAGAGTACCatggaaatgaaaaattagaaCTTTCTAAACCCAGGTTTGCTATATACATCCTGTGTATATTATATGCAGTGACTTTTCACAAGTGCACTGAAGACTAGCCTCCCTTTAAGACCACTATAATGCCTATTAAAGATTAATTCAGGTGTgcaaaaaacttgaaaaaagtgTTTCAGAACTAGAAACATTCTTCCTTTCCTCACAGACTACTTATGTCCTTCTAGACATATGTCATCTTCACACATGTAATGACATGTAGTTTTCTGGAGGCACAGGTAGACGTTGTTTCCATCCAAGGGACCCTATGTATAGCAGCCTCACTTTCTCATACTTTTCCTGGATGTTCCCCAGGGTACAAGAAACAAGATGACTTGCCCTGATTCACCCTCATTTTTGACCTACATTCTGGATATAAATCTGCCTACACCTAAACCCTTCAGGTGTCCAATGTAGGTGTTAGTCCCCGAAGGCAAGCACTGGGTAAATCACATTAGTTGAGATTAAGACATCTGTGTCCTGGTAATGGACCAAAGAATGACCATTGATCCTATTTTGTAAAGGTACTCTGATCTTACCTAGAACCCTGAGCTCTCAGATTTTATAGGAGTCCTTGCCAATGTGACAGTAACACTGGTTTGATCTTGTTAAGGCTGTCATGCTGTTTCTTAATTCTTATGGTTAGATAGAACAGTTGTGAATGTAATTTAACAAAATGAAGTGTTCAGCTGTGATTTATAATCAGTTGAACTTTGTTAACTGCTACTGTATGTCATTCTGCTTCCTTTTAAATAGGTCATCTACTCCATGGAAGAAACATGGATTTTGGAGTATTTCTCGGGTAAGCAAGGAATATCCTATGTATCATTTCTTAAGAGTAGATTGTATTACCTCTGATGAAAAGTTAAGTCCCAAATCATGCCAAAATGACCATAAGTGAAGATAACTGGATTCCTTAGTATCCAGACAAGATGGCACACTTATTCCATTTAGAGTTTGTATCTGAGAAGTTGCACATGGTGAGCTGAAACTTGGACCATACTTGAAGACCACAGATGCATGCCTCATTTATTGCTCAGGAGGAAGAGGTGCACTCTTCTGTATCTGTCCTCTTGACCTTTCTGAAAGGGTCAAGGTAATTTGATGCCTAACTTTGAATTTGGGGTTCACTTTGTACAATCTGTAATATTGGGAGAGTTATTCAACTTGTGAATAAAACCACCTATACTGTAAAGTTCTGTTAGTATTGCTCATTAGTGATTAGGGAGATAAAGTGCATTGTGTAATGCCTGGCTCTCATCATATTCaacattattatcatcattattcttAAATGTCACCAAAATTTGTCTTGTAGGTGGAATGTGAATAATAATACCTGGGTAGTAACTGAGGAACTGAAACCTTTAACAGTGAATTTGGACTTCCAGAGAAACAATAAAACCGTCTTCAAGGCTACAAGCTTTGCTGGCTACGTGGGCATGTTAACAGGATTCAAACCTGTAAGGAATCTATTGTTACGTAATTTTACAGGTAGCTTTTGTGTTCTGATTTTATGATCTGTGACGGGTAGAGTCCAAGAAAACAAGCTCAACTTCATCCATTTGTACGTCTTGTCACTTTTATTGGTGTAAGATCAAGTGTCAGATAAGAAAATGGTTTCTGAGCGTGTCATAGATTAAAGAGCATGTGACCAGGTATCAGGGGCTGGGAGTCAAAATCTGTGATAGGGTCTGGGACTCTGCTACTTCATCGAGCTAGGCATAAATTCTTTCTGTCCAAAAAGTGTAGCCAACAATGTCCCACCTAACTTATCTCACATTCTAGGTGTGAAATGCTtcgaactgaaaaaaaaaaaaaagaaaagaaaagtaaaagtcttgctaagttaagGTGGAAATTATCATGATTTTGGTTTCTCTTAGGATTTCCCATTACTCAATCCAGGCACTTATATACCATTGTAATATATAGATAGGGTCTTAAAGAAGATGGTTGAAGTTTCTGACCAtatcattttgtctttttcttaggGGCTATTTAGTCTTACACTAAATGAACGTTTTAGTATGAATGGCGGTTATATTGGTAAGTAGAGTGTTCAGAGTGTAATGGGAATTTCTCAGCCATTTTAAGACAAATTATGGTCTGTGCCTTCTAGTTAAATACTCTTAACCCTCTTTCATGTCCTTTGACACTATGTATGTTTGATCTCTTCCAGGTATCCTAGAATGGATTTTGGGAAAGAAAGATTCCATGTGGATAGGGTTTATCACTAGATCAGTTCTGGAAAATTCTACAAGGTAAAGTGATTGGTTGCTTTATTACTGAATATTTAGCTAATTTTAAGTTATTcagattaaaatacaaaaacatttccTAAAATCTAGCATAGTATCCATTGAGAAAGTATTGCAGAATTTCTTTGGTGAGCCTTTGACACTTGaattattcatgttttctttgtgttgtgttttatttatagcaAGGAATTGAGTTATTAAAAAGTATTAGGGATATGGACACTATGAAGGGCacctatgaattttttttctggtaccaaaacaaaatcaCCCTCctacaaaagaaaaattgtacAATAAATTCTTCATTTAAATGGTAATACATATTAACCTAGAAGTTATTGTCTCCTGTGGTGGAGAAATTTTATAATAGCAGAACTGCCTTATCTTCAGCCCATATTGCAACCTAATGACTTAGAGTAAATGAGCATTGATcctatttttaatagtttatagGGAATGAGTTAGTAATCATTTTTGATACTTCACTCCAATTTTTAATAGTCCTAACtttcaatgtttctttttattccctATCTTGTATATTGTAATTATAACACTATTTCCCTGCCTTCTGATGCTGAATTAAAGGCAGAGATGGTAAGGCTGGAGGGTGATCTCTGGAGGCCATTTCATTTCTCCTGCAAATTAAAGGGACCTTTCAAACTTCCCAGTTCAGCATTTTACCATGTAGAGACATCGTTCCTTCCCAGAACCACTGCTTACtatcctgtttttaaaaacatgtttcttcTACATTTGTTAGTTCCCTAAGTTTTCACAGAGCTCAAATATTTCCATTCAACTAAAGAtgtttcctgattttaaaaaatgtttctatttagTTATGAAGAAGCCAAGAATATACTGTCCAAGACCAAGTTATTGGCCCCAGCGTACTTTATCCTGGGAGGTAACCAGTCTGGGGAGGGTTGTGTGATTACACGAGAAAGAAAAGACTCTTTGGATGTATATGAGTAAGTACCTTTCTTAAAGCAAAATATGTAGAAACCAAAGCCTAAATTGACATATGTACAAGTTTAAGGCATGAAGCCTAAGAGGGgatctctctttttgtttctagACTTGATCCTAAGAATGGTAGATGGTATGTGGTACAGACGAATTATGACCGATGGAAAAGCCCCTTCTTCCTTGATGACCGAAGAACTCCTACG from Ictidomys tridecemlineatus isolate mIctTri1 chromosome 14, mIctTri1.hap1, whole genome shotgun sequence encodes the following:
- the Asah1 gene encoding acid ceramidase isoform X2 codes for the protein MTEKASTLKILVNSMKNVVNSFVPSGKIVQLVDQKLPGLLDNLSGPFEEEMKGIADVTEIPLGEIISFNIFYEIFTICTSIITEDREGHLLHGRNMDFGVFLGWNVNNNTWVVTEELKPLTVNLDFQRNNKTVFKATSFAGYVGMLTGFKPGLFSLTLNERFSMNGGYIGILEWILGKKDSMWIGFITRSVLENSTSYEEAKNILSKTKLLAPAYFILGGNQSGEGCVITRERKDSLDVYELDPKNGRWYVVQTNYDRWKSPFFLDDRRTPTKMCLNRTTQENLSFSTLYDVLSTKPILNKLTVYTTLIDVTKGHYETYLRDCPDPCIGW
- the Asah1 gene encoding acid ceramidase isoform X1; amino-acid sequence: MMLGQSRFIFVLLAAAATCALAQHAPPWTEDCRKSTYPPSGPTYRGPVPWYTINLDLPPYKRWHELMTEKASTLKILVNSMKNVVNSFVPSGKIVQLVDQKLPGLLDNLSGPFEEEMKGIADVTEIPLGEIISFNIFYEIFTICTSIITEDREGHLLHGRNMDFGVFLGWNVNNNTWVVTEELKPLTVNLDFQRNNKTVFKATSFAGYVGMLTGFKPGLFSLTLNERFSMNGGYIGILEWILGKKDSMWIGFITRSVLENSTSYEEAKNILSKTKLLAPAYFILGGNQSGEGCVITRERKDSLDVYELDPKNGRWYVVQTNYDRWKSPFFLDDRRTPTKMCLNRTTQENLSFSTLYDVLSTKPILNKLTVYTTLIDVTKGHYETYLRDCPDPCIGW